A single genomic interval of Syntrophorhabdus sp. harbors:
- a CDS encoding polysaccharide biosynthesis protein, with amino-acid sequence MKTRLIGGAKRLIVLTSDAAVTALAYWFAYYLRFNFDIPKINFAMFLNTLPVLIVFRVACFFVFGLYSGVWRYASMNDLIRILKATVLSSLLFSVYVGFVYHFIDFPRSVFVIDWFIILTLVGGSRFLYRLFREFYPVRSTRSRKKVLIIGAGRAGEMILREMNQSAQIGYEPVGFLDDDRAKKGQRIHGVSVLGKIDDLVKITAKKEAQEAVVAIPSLTGKEMRRIVRLCDEAGISCKTVPAISDILNGSVHVNQIREIRIEDVLGREHVELNREQIREYLTGKRVLVTGAAGSIGSELCRQIMKMEPEQLILYERVENELYRINMEFGQVYDGKPYAMILGDILDTDRLARVMESFRPQVVFHAAAYKHVPIMESHPLEALRNNIQGTYNVVRASLDSGVEKFVLISTDKAVAPANVMGATKRVAELICQGMNGQGGTRFIAVRFGNVLGSAGSVIPLFQEQILRGGPVTVTDAEMTRYFMSIPEAAQLVMQAGAMGKGGEIFVLDMGEPVRILDLAHDMIRLMGLKIGDDIDIVFTGLRPGEKLHEELVSCEEESARTMHGKITMVKSPPVDWPRLRTDIEDKVLGIRSEDPAVILDTLNTLIKSYTVETPGGEK; translated from the coding sequence ATGAAGACTCGGCTCATAGGAGGCGCGAAAAGGCTCATCGTTCTCACGAGCGATGCGGCCGTCACCGCCCTGGCTTACTGGTTCGCGTACTACCTGCGTTTCAACTTCGATATTCCGAAGATCAATTTCGCGATGTTCCTCAACACGCTGCCCGTTCTCATAGTATTCCGGGTCGCCTGCTTCTTCGTCTTCGGGCTTTACAGTGGTGTTTGGCGGTACGCCTCGATGAACGACCTGATACGCATCCTGAAGGCGACCGTCCTGAGCTCCCTGCTTTTTTCGGTGTATGTCGGCTTTGTCTACCACTTCATCGATTTCCCCCGATCCGTTTTCGTCATAGACTGGTTCATAATCCTCACCCTTGTCGGGGGGTCCCGTTTCCTGTACAGGCTGTTCAGAGAGTTCTACCCCGTGCGGTCGACACGGTCGCGGAAGAAGGTCCTCATCATCGGTGCCGGCAGGGCGGGGGAGATGATACTCCGGGAAATGAACCAGAGCGCCCAGATCGGATATGAACCCGTCGGATTCCTGGACGACGACCGCGCGAAGAAAGGACAGAGGATCCACGGCGTCTCCGTCCTGGGGAAGATCGATGACCTGGTGAAGATCACCGCAAAGAAAGAGGCACAGGAGGCCGTGGTCGCCATACCGTCGCTGACGGGCAAGGAGATGAGGCGTATCGTCAGGCTCTGTGACGAGGCGGGGATCAGCTGCAAGACCGTCCCGGCCATAAGCGATATCCTGAACGGCAGCGTTCACGTGAACCAGATACGGGAGATCCGGATAGAGGACGTCCTGGGGAGGGAACACGTCGAGCTCAACAGGGAGCAGATAAGGGAATACCTCACGGGCAAACGGGTGCTCGTCACGGGTGCCGCCGGCTCCATCGGCTCCGAGCTTTGCCGGCAGATCATGAAGATGGAACCGGAGCAACTCATTCTCTATGAAAGGGTGGAGAATGAGCTTTACCGGATAAATATGGAGTTCGGCCAGGTCTATGACGGTAAACCCTACGCTATGATCCTCGGGGACATCCTCGACACCGACAGGCTTGCGCGCGTCATGGAAAGCTTCAGGCCCCAGGTCGTGTTCCATGCCGCCGCCTACAAGCATGTCCCCATCATGGAGTCTCACCCCCTCGAGGCCCTCAGGAACAACATCCAGGGGACGTACAATGTGGTCAGGGCGTCCCTCGATTCCGGGGTGGAGAAGTTCGTTCTCATCTCCACCGACAAGGCGGTGGCCCCGGCCAACGTCATGGGAGCCACAAAGCGAGTTGCCGAGCTCATCTGCCAGGGCATGAACGGACAGGGCGGCACCAGGTTCATCGCCGTCAGGTTCGGCAATGTCCTCGGCAGCGCCGGCAGCGTCATTCCCCTTTTCCAGGAACAGATACTCCGAGGAGGGCCCGTCACGGTGACCGACGCCGAGATGACACGCTATTTCATGAGCATACCCGAGGCGGCCCAGCTTGTCATGCAGGCGGGGGCCATGGGGAAGGGGGGGGAGATATTCGTCCTCGACATGGGAGAGCCGGTCAGGATACTCGACCTCGCCCACGACATGATCCGTCTCATGGGTCTTAAGATAGGGGACGACATCGACATCGTCTTCACGGGTTTGAGGCCGGGGGAGAAACTCCACGAAGAACTCGTATCCTGTGAAGAGGAGTCAGCCCGGACAATGCACGGCAAGATCACCATGGTAAAGTCCCCACCCGTTGACTGGCCCAGACTCAGGACGGACATCGAGGATAAGGTCCTGGGCATCAGGAGCGAAGACCCGGCCGTCATACTCGATACCCTCAACACACTCATCAAGTCGTACACGGTGGAAACTCCCGGTGGAGAGAAATAG
- the pyrE gene encoding orotate phosphoribosyltransferase → MSDDRAALLTILKTLSYEEGEFTLVSGKKSSFYIDAKETTLNPEGMYLVGRMMYRMAREIPGIEAVGGVSIGGDPLVSSVVLAAHLENDDLRGFLIRKEPKGHGTNRWVEGGKNLRKGMNVVILEDVVTTGGSSLKAIEAVEKEGYKVKGVIALLDRLDGGQEAIVSNGYIFKSIFTLKDVRAST, encoded by the coding sequence ATGTCAGACGACCGCGCAGCGCTCCTCACCATCCTCAAGACGCTATCATACGAGGAGGGGGAATTCACCCTCGTCAGCGGCAAGAAAAGCAGTTTCTACATCGATGCCAAGGAGACGACCCTGAACCCCGAGGGCATGTACCTGGTAGGCAGGATGATGTACAGGATGGCCCGGGAGATCCCCGGCATCGAGGCCGTCGGCGGCGTCAGCATCGGAGGCGACCCCCTGGTGTCTTCGGTCGTGCTCGCGGCTCACCTGGAGAATGACGATCTGAGAGGTTTTCTGATCCGGAAGGAACCCAAGGGTCACGGAACGAACCGGTGGGTCGAAGGTGGGAAGAACTTGAGGAAGGGAATGAATGTGGTGATCCTGGAGGATGTGGTCACCACCGGCGGATCCTCATTGAAGGCGATCGAGGCCGTCGAGAAGGAAGGCTACAAGGTGAAAGGCGTCATCGCGCTCCTTGACCGCCTTGATGGAGGCCAAGAAGCAATAGTATCAAATGGTTACATCTTCAAATCTATATTCACCCTTAAAGATGTAAGGGCTTCTACCTGA
- the ysxC gene encoding ribosome biogenesis GTP-binding protein YsxC, which yields MRIIDARYIKSVRAAGDAEVGDLPEICFVGRSNVGKSSLINALAAQRVARTSSRPGATRMINIYKVLYESKGRRGWVIFSDFPGFGYAKVSREMARDWRKMVEGYLLTNDRIRRVIWLFDVRRDPDDLDSMLVEWFLAKGLPFSPVLTKVDKETQGNIAKKRRSFEAFVNGARAHLFSSRTGYGKKELLLHIRQVLHGEEADSIS from the coding sequence ATGAGAATAATAGACGCCAGGTACATCAAGAGCGTTCGGGCGGCCGGGGACGCAGAGGTGGGAGACCTCCCCGAGATCTGCTTCGTCGGCAGATCGAACGTGGGCAAATCGTCGCTCATAAACGCCCTTGCGGCGCAGCGCGTCGCCAGGACCAGCTCGCGGCCGGGCGCCACGAGGATGATCAATATCTACAAGGTCCTTTATGAATCGAAGGGAAGGCGCGGCTGGGTCATCTTCTCCGATTTTCCCGGTTTCGGTTACGCTAAGGTTTCCCGGGAAATGGCCAGGGACTGGCGCAAAATGGTCGAGGGATACCTGCTCACAAACGACCGGATCAGGCGAGTCATATGGCTCTTCGATGTGAGGCGGGACCCGGACGACCTCGACAGTATGCTCGTGGAGTGGTTCCTCGCGAAGGGGCTTCCCTTCTCACCGGTGCTCACGAAGGTCGACAAGGAGACCCAGGGCAACATTGCGAAAAAGAGGCGTTCCTTCGAGGCCTTCGTCAACGGCGCCAGGGCGCACCTCTTTTCATCCCGGACGGGATACGGTAAGAAAGAGCTACTCCTTCACATCCGCCAGGTCCTGCACGGCGAAGAGGCTGATTCGATATCGTAA